In Persicimonas caeni, a single window of DNA contains:
- a CDS encoding FixH family protein produces the protein MFGIPEKYFWPGLIITLLSSSVIWWTSMLFIAKSDGGPQVVDNYYQKSVDYEVTKASRLAAQKSGWTVDVAWTVAQDNTVELRFVDKSGAPISGLEGSVELRRPDRAGAFGSAKLEPVDGTPGSYMVQVAPDKPGLWDMVIDARQGSQDYRFEVREEVSL, from the coding sequence ATGTTTGGCATTCCCGAGAAGTACTTTTGGCCTGGCCTGATCATCACGCTGCTTTCGTCGAGCGTGATCTGGTGGACCAGCATGCTGTTCATCGCCAAGTCCGACGGCGGCCCGCAGGTCGTGGACAACTACTATCAGAAGTCGGTCGACTACGAGGTCACGAAGGCCTCGCGCCTCGCCGCCCAGAAGAGCGGCTGGACGGTCGACGTGGCCTGGACGGTGGCCCAAGACAATACCGTCGAGCTTCGCTTCGTCGACAAGAGCGGAGCGCCCATCAGCGGCCTCGAGGGGAGCGTCGAGTTGCGCCGCCCCGACCGCGCCGGCGCCTTCGGCTCGGCCAAGCTCGAGCCGGTCGACGGCACACCGGGAAGCTATATGGTGCAGGTCGCACCCGACAAACCCGGATTGTGGGACATGGTCATCGACGCGCGTCAGGGCAGCCAGGACTATCGGTTCGAGGTCCGTGAGGAGGTCTCCCTTTGA